A region from the Prevotella melaninogenica genome encodes:
- a CDS encoding DUF6078 family protein, with translation MKFQETTTEMENKNKYQDAPKHYLLCYNTACKKAKTCLRQIVACENINKEKIVQCVNPSVNGGENCDYYKADRIVRIAYGMGHTFDKVLATDIARIRGTLVRHFGNGSYYVRRNGKKGITPAEQEYINSIFIAYGYAEGACFDNYKDEREW, from the coding sequence ATGAAATTTCAAGAAACTACAACCGAAATGGAAAACAAGAACAAGTATCAAGATGCCCCGAAACACTATCTTTTATGCTATAACACAGCCTGCAAGAAGGCTAAGACATGCCTGCGCCAGATCGTTGCATGCGAAAACATCAATAAAGAGAAAATCGTACAATGCGTAAATCCGTCTGTAAACGGTGGAGAAAACTGTGACTACTATAAAGCGGACCGTATTGTACGCATAGCTTACGGAATGGGACATACGTTCGACAAAGTACTGGCAACCGATATTGCGAGGATACGAGGAACGCTTGTTAGGCACTTCGGGAATGGCTCTTACTACGTTCGTCGTAATGGTAAAAAAGGCATTACACCTGCTGAACAGGAATATATCAACAGCATCTTCATAGCTTATGGATACGCAGAAGGAGCCTGTTTCGATAATTACAAGGACGAACGGGAATGGTAG
- a CDS encoding glutathione peroxidase: MATVYDFSLKDKKGNEVSLEAYKGKVLLIVNTATGCGFTPQYEDLEAMYRSLKEKGLEILDIPCDQFGHQAPGTDEEIHEFCTAKFGTDFPQFKKSEVNGANELPLYTWLKSQKGYAGGAYEEKLAAIMEDLYNKANTEPRKQNDIQWNFTKFLVNRNGAVVARFEPTVDLKEVQKAVEAAL, encoded by the coding sequence ATGGCAACAGTTTATGATTTCAGTTTGAAAGACAAGAAAGGTAACGAGGTAAGTCTCGAGGCATATAAGGGTAAGGTACTCCTTATCGTAAACACAGCAACAGGTTGTGGCTTCACTCCACAGTATGAGGATTTGGAGGCAATGTATCGCAGTCTGAAGGAGAAGGGTCTTGAGATTCTTGATATCCCATGTGATCAGTTCGGTCATCAGGCACCAGGTACAGACGAGGAAATTCACGAGTTCTGTACAGCAAAGTTTGGTACTGACTTCCCACAGTTCAAGAAGAGTGAGGTGAACGGTGCTAACGAGCTTCCTCTCTACACTTGGTTGAAGAGTCAGAAGGGCTATGCTGGTGGTGCTTATGAGGAGAAGTTGGCTGCTATCATGGAAGACCTTTACAACAAGGCAAACACAGAACCACGCAAGCAGAACGACATTCAGTGGAACTTTACAAAGTTCCTCGTTAACCGCAATGGTGCGGTTGTTGCACGCTTCGAGCCAACAGTTGACCTTAAGGAGGTTCAGAAGGCTGTTGAGGCTGCATTGTAA
- a CDS encoding MGMT family protein, translating into MSVIIDEFRKEVYEVVSSIPRERVLSYGQIAWLIGYPRHARLVGRILREVAETEALPCHRVVSSSGRMAPCWFEQRGLLEREGITFRPNGSVDMKKWQWRLEK; encoded by the coding sequence ATGTCTGTAATTATTGATGAATTCCGCAAAGAGGTCTATGAAGTCGTTTCATCTATTCCACGTGAACGTGTGCTGAGTTATGGACAAATAGCGTGGCTTATAGGCTATCCAAGGCATGCTCGCTTGGTAGGAAGGATACTACGTGAGGTCGCTGAGACAGAAGCCTTGCCTTGTCATAGGGTGGTGAGTAGTTCTGGACGTATGGCTCCTTGCTGGTTTGAGCAGCGTGGATTACTTGAAAGAGAGGGGATTACATTTCGTCCTAATGGCAGTGTCGATATGAAAAAATGGCAATGGAGACTTGAAAAATAA
- a CDS encoding nucleotidyltransferase family protein produces the protein MQAMIFAAGLGTRLKPLTDTMPKALVRVGGASLLEHVIRRLIDAGCSRMVVNVHHFANQITDYLDAHNYGVDIHVSDETEQLLDTGGGIKRAASLFDQHQPVLIHNVDILSNVDLAAFYRHALETKADALLLVSCRVTQRYLVFDNDMRLVGWTNVATGEVKSPHAEIRQLHFVSPTEEESSYYQNNCYLCAFSGIHVLAPSVVQTVEAVDKDKFPIMDFYLNNCDTLDIRGELKTDLHLLDVGKLDSLQAAEDFIANSEYRSSKTEN, from the coding sequence ATGCAGGCAATGATTTTTGCAGCCGGACTCGGTACCCGTTTGAAACCGCTTACTGACACAATGCCAAAAGCGTTGGTAAGGGTAGGCGGTGCGTCACTGCTTGAGCATGTAATCAGGAGATTAATAGATGCTGGATGCAGTCGTATGGTTGTCAATGTACATCATTTTGCAAACCAGATAACAGACTATTTGGATGCACACAATTATGGTGTGGATATCCATGTGTCTGATGAAACAGAGCAGCTCCTTGACACTGGTGGAGGTATCAAGCGAGCTGCTTCGCTTTTTGATCAGCATCAGCCAGTGCTGATTCATAACGTGGACATATTAAGTAATGTGGATTTAGCTGCCTTCTATCGTCATGCTTTAGAAACAAAGGCAGATGCTCTGCTATTAGTAAGCTGTCGTGTGACCCAACGTTATTTAGTATTTGATAATGATATGCGTTTGGTAGGCTGGACAAATGTGGCTACAGGCGAGGTAAAGTCACCTCATGCTGAGATACGTCAGTTGCATTTCGTATCACCAACAGAGGAAGAAAGTTCTTATTATCAGAACAACTGCTACCTCTGTGCCTTCTCTGGTATACACGTGTTAGCTCCCTCTGTGGTACAAACTGTTGAGGCTGTTGATAAGGATAAGTTCCCAATTATGGACTTTTATCTCAACAACTGCGACACACTTGATATCCGTGGCGAACTAAAAACCGACCTTCATCTACTTGATGTAGGCAAACTCGACAGCTTGCAAGCTGCTGAAGACTTTATTGCAAATTCAGAGTATCGAAGCTCTAAGACGGAGAACTGA
- the guaA gene encoding glutamine-hydrolyzing GMP synthase — MQQKIIILDFGSQTTQLIGRRVRELDTFCEILPYNKFPKDDPSVIGVILSGSPYSVHDPEAFKVDLNLFIGKIPVLGICYGAQYISYSNGGKVEQTGSREYGRANLERIDLNNPLFAGFEKGSQVWMSHGDTITAIPEDYDIIASTGDVKYAAFASKTQPVWAVQFHPEVYHSLQGKQMLENFVVNICGSKQEWSAASFVESAVQEIREQVGNDRVILGLSGGVDSSVCAVLLNKAIGKNLTCIFVDHGMLRKNEFTKVMDAYKGLGLNVIGVDASDKFFKDLEGVTDPEQKRKIIGRDFVEVFNAEAKKITDAKWLAQGTIYPDRIESLSITGMVIKSHHNVGGLPEEMHLQLCEPLRWLFKDEVRRVGYELGMPERLIKRHPFPGPGLAVRILGDITRDKVRILQDADDIYIEKMHNYTMSDGSSLYDHVWQAGTVLLSTIRSVGVMGDERTYEHPVALRAVTSMDAMTADWAHLPYDFMADVSNEIIRKVKGVNRVCYDISSKPPSTIEWE, encoded by the coding sequence ATGCAACAGAAGATTATCATTTTGGATTTCGGCTCACAGACGACACAGCTTATTGGTCGTCGTGTGCGTGAGTTGGATACCTTCTGCGAGATCCTCCCTTACAACAAGTTCCCGAAGGATGACCCATCTGTGATTGGTGTGATTCTTTCTGGCTCACCTTATTCCGTACATGACCCAGAGGCTTTCAAGGTAGACCTCAATCTGTTTATCGGTAAGATTCCTGTTCTCGGTATCTGCTATGGTGCTCAGTATATCTCTTATTCAAATGGTGGTAAGGTAGAACAGACGGGCTCACGAGAGTATGGTCGTGCCAACTTAGAGCGTATCGACCTTAACAACCCACTTTTCGCAGGCTTTGAGAAAGGCTCGCAGGTATGGATGAGTCATGGTGATACGATTACTGCTATCCCTGAGGATTACGATATTATCGCCTCAACAGGTGATGTTAAGTATGCTGCTTTTGCATCAAAGACACAGCCAGTATGGGCAGTTCAGTTCCATCCAGAGGTTTACCACTCATTGCAGGGTAAGCAGATGTTGGAGAACTTCGTTGTGAATATCTGTGGTAGCAAACAGGAGTGGAGTGCAGCTTCGTTCGTAGAGAGTGCTGTTCAGGAAATTCGTGAACAGGTAGGTAACGACCGCGTTATCCTTGGTCTTTCAGGCGGTGTTGACTCTTCTGTTTGTGCAGTATTGCTCAATAAGGCTATCGGTAAGAACCTTACTTGTATCTTCGTAGACCACGGTATGCTCCGTAAGAACGAATTTACAAAGGTGATGGATGCTTATAAGGGACTCGGACTGAACGTTATCGGTGTTGATGCATCAGATAAATTCTTTAAGGATCTTGAAGGTGTTACTGACCCAGAGCAGAAGCGTAAGATTATTGGTCGCGACTTCGTTGAAGTGTTCAATGCTGAGGCAAAGAAAATTACAGATGCTAAGTGGCTTGCACAGGGTACGATTTATCCTGACCGTATTGAGAGTTTGAGCATTACGGGTATGGTTATCAAGAGTCACCATAACGTGGGTGGACTTCCAGAGGAGATGCACCTGCAGCTTTGTGAGCCACTTCGTTGGCTCTTCAAGGATGAGGTTCGCCGTGTCGGTTATGAGCTTGGAATGCCAGAGCGTCTTATCAAGCGTCATCCATTCCCAGGTCCAGGTCTTGCTGTTCGCATCTTGGGCGATATCACTCGTGATAAGGTTCGTATTCTTCAGGATGCTGATGATATCTATATAGAGAAGATGCACAACTATACTATGTCAGATGGTTCAAGTCTTTACGACCACGTTTGGCAGGCAGGTACAGTGTTGCTCTCTACGATTCGTTCCGTAGGAGTGATGGGTGATGAGCGTACGTATGAGCATCCAGTTGCTTTACGTGCTGTTACGTCAATGGATGCAATGACAGCTGACTGGGCACATCTTCCTTACGATTTCATGGCAGATGTTTCCAACGAAATCATCCGTAAGGTGAAGGGTGTTAACCGTGTATGTTATGATATCTCTTCAAAACCACCTTCAACAATCGAGTGGGAGTAA
- the mscL gene encoding large-conductance mechanosensitive channel protein MscL: MSKLIQEFKDFAVKGNAVDMAVGVIIGGAFGKIVSSIVDDIIMPPIGWLIGGVNFSDLKWTLPEVDIPGITASAPATINYGNFLQTLIDFLIIAFCVFMMVKGINKLSKKKEEEPAAPAPEPTNEEKLLSEIRDLLKNK; this comes from the coding sequence ATGAGCAAACTTATTCAAGAGTTCAAGGACTTTGCGGTAAAGGGTAACGCCGTTGATATGGCTGTCGGTGTAATCATCGGTGGTGCATTCGGCAAGATTGTTTCATCTATTGTTGACGACATCATCATGCCTCCTATCGGATGGCTTATCGGTGGTGTTAACTTCTCAGACCTAAAATGGACTCTTCCCGAAGTAGACATCCCTGGTATAACTGCATCAGCTCCAGCAACCATTAACTATGGAAACTTCCTGCAGACATTGATTGACTTCCTTATCATCGCATTCTGTGTATTCATGATGGTAAAAGGCATCAACAAGCTCTCTAAGAAAAAAGAAGAGGAGCCAGCTGCTCCAGCACCTGAACCAACGAACGAGGAGAAACTACTCTCTGAGATACGTGATTTGCTAAAGAACAAGTAA
- the gap gene encoding type I glyceraldehyde-3-phosphate dehydrogenase produces the protein MVNVAINGFGRIGRLAFRQMFEAEGYEVVAINDLTSPKMLAHLLKYDTAQGGFAGRFGEGKHTVEATEDSIIVDGKEIKISAEKDAANCPWAANKVDVVLECTGFYTSKEKASAHLQAGAKKVVISAPAGNDLPTIVFNTNHKTLKAEDTVISAASCTTNCLAPMAAALNAYAPIQSGIMSTIHAYTGDQMILDGPQRKGDLRRSRAGACNIVPNSTGAAKAIGLVIPELNGKLIGSAQRVPTPTGSTTILVAVVKGKDVTVEGINAAMKAASTESFGYTEDQIVSSDIIGMRFGSLFDATQTMVSKISDDCYQVQVVSWYDNENSYTSQMVRTIKYFAELK, from the coding sequence ATGGTAAATGTAGCTATTAACGGCTTTGGCCGTATTGGTCGTCTCGCATTCCGTCAGATGTTCGAGGCTGAAGGTTATGAGGTTGTTGCAATTAACGACTTGACAAGTCCTAAGATGCTTGCTCATCTGTTGAAGTATGATACTGCTCAGGGTGGTTTCGCTGGCAGGTTCGGTGAGGGTAAGCACACTGTAGAGGCTACTGAGGATTCTATCATTGTTGATGGTAAGGAAATTAAGATTTCTGCTGAGAAGGATGCTGCTAACTGTCCATGGGCTGCTAACAAGGTAGACGTAGTTCTCGAGTGTACTGGTTTCTATACATCAAAGGAGAAGGCTTCTGCTCACCTCCAGGCAGGTGCAAAGAAGGTAGTTATCTCTGCTCCAGCAGGTAATGACCTCCCTACAATTGTATTTAATACAAACCACAAGACTTTGAAGGCTGAGGATACAGTTATCTCTGCAGCTTCTTGTACAACAAACTGCTTGGCTCCAATGGCAGCTGCGTTGAACGCATACGCTCCAATCCAGTCAGGTATCATGTCAACAATCCACGCTTACACTGGTGACCAAATGATTCTTGATGGTCCACAGCGCAAGGGAGACCTCCGTCGTTCACGTGCAGGTGCTTGCAATATCGTTCCTAACTCAACTGGTGCTGCTAAGGCTATCGGTCTCGTTATTCCAGAGTTGAATGGTAAGTTGATCGGTTCTGCACAGCGTGTTCCAACTCCAACAGGTTCTACAACTATCCTTGTAGCTGTTGTTAAGGGTAAGGACGTAACTGTTGAGGGTATCAACGCTGCAATGAAGGCTGCTTCAACTGAGAGCTTCGGTTATACTGAGGATCAGATCGTTTCTTCTGATATCATCGGTATGCGTTTCGGTTCTTTGTTCGATGCAACTCAGACTATGGTAAGCAAGATTAGCGATGATTGCTATCAGGTACAGGTTGTTTCTTGGTACGACAATGAGAACTCTTATACTTCTCAGATGGTTCGTACAATCAAGTACTTCGCAGAGTTGAAGTAA
- the miaA gene encoding tRNA (adenosine(37)-N6)-dimethylallyltransferase MiaA: protein MKNEQIGEGTAAGIALDKRMITILGPTASGKTDLAVHLAARLNAEIISADSRQVYRGMDIGTGKDLADYTVEGHAVPYHLIDICEPGTKYNLFRYQQDFLDSYENIRSRGVLPILCGGTGLYIEAVLKGYSLSPVPQDPELRKALEEKSLEELTAMLVDLKAKNHSVMHNKTDVDSCQRAIRAIEIETYNLTKPTEERQCPPIDSLIIGVDIDREARRKKITNRLKVRLEEGMVDEIAGLLKQGIPAEDLIYYGLEYKFVTEYLIGKLSYDEMFRQLEIAIHQFAKRQMTWFRGMERRGFTIYWVNAAQKMEDKIEEILSLW, encoded by the coding sequence ATGAAGAACGAACAGATAGGTGAGGGTACGGCTGCAGGTATAGCTCTTGACAAGCGAATGATAACCATTCTTGGTCCTACGGCTTCAGGAAAGACTGATCTTGCAGTTCATTTAGCAGCTCGGCTCAACGCTGAAATTATCAGTGCTGATAGCCGTCAGGTTTATCGTGGCATGGATATCGGTACGGGTAAAGATTTGGCCGATTACACAGTTGAAGGACATGCAGTACCTTATCACCTTATAGATATATGTGAACCAGGTACGAAGTATAATCTTTTTCGCTATCAGCAGGATTTCCTTGATAGCTATGAGAATATACGGAGTAGGGGAGTGCTGCCTATTCTCTGTGGCGGTACAGGTCTTTATATTGAAGCCGTATTGAAGGGTTACAGCCTTTCTCCAGTGCCGCAGGATCCTGAACTGCGTAAGGCATTAGAGGAGAAATCGCTTGAGGAACTAACGGCAATGCTCGTTGATTTGAAGGCAAAGAATCATTCCGTCATGCACAACAAGACAGATGTCGACTCTTGCCAGCGTGCTATTCGTGCGATAGAGATAGAAACCTATAACCTCACAAAGCCGACGGAAGAACGGCAATGTCCACCAATTGACTCTTTAATAATAGGTGTAGACATAGATCGTGAGGCGAGAAGAAAGAAGATAACTAATCGTCTGAAAGTACGTCTGGAGGAGGGAATGGTTGACGAGATAGCTGGACTATTGAAGCAGGGAATACCTGCGGAAGACCTTATCTATTATGGTTTGGAATATAAGTTTGTGACGGAATACCTCATAGGGAAGCTGTCTTACGACGAGATGTTCCGACAGTTAGAAATTGCCATTCATCAGTTTGCTAAACGGCAGATGACGTGGTTCCGTGGTATGGAACGTCGTGGTTTTACGATTTATTGGGTAAATGCTGCACAAAAGATGGAGGATAAAATTGAAGAAATATTGAGCTTATGGTAG
- a CDS encoding diacylglycerol/lipid kinase family protein, whose translation MVEEGRWGIIYCPKGGLFANPVKRWEQTERCLQAHNIQYDMVQSEKPRSVDRLVRMLISNGYKTIIIYGGDSALNDAVNYLMLLDPKERERITLGVIPNGVLNDFAHFWGFDESRLEQTIAWLKQKRVRRIDIGCIRYENKKNERCRRYFLNCVNIGMVANIMSLRRRMRHLFVSRTISFILSCFLLLFQRMDYLMSLKINTDSIKERLMTVCIGNAQGYGQTPNAVPYNGLLDVSIVSQPKMWQAMEGMYLLLRDKILNHRNVMPYRTQELSGQIAEHTPVSVDGRLLNGTPVGTFTVSVEKEIVNFLIPD comes from the coding sequence ATGGTAGAGGAAGGAAGATGGGGCATCATTTATTGTCCAAAGGGAGGATTGTTTGCTAATCCTGTAAAGCGTTGGGAGCAAACCGAACGCTGTTTGCAAGCACACAATATACAATATGATATGGTGCAGAGCGAGAAACCACGTAGTGTGGACAGACTCGTGCGAATGCTGATTAGTAATGGTTATAAAACGATTATTATCTATGGCGGTGACTCCGCATTAAACGATGCTGTCAACTATCTCATGCTTTTAGACCCAAAAGAGCGTGAGCGTATTACGTTGGGAGTTATTCCGAATGGCGTGTTAAATGACTTTGCTCACTTCTGGGGTTTTGATGAGTCGCGCTTGGAACAGACAATCGCTTGGCTTAAACAGAAACGTGTAAGGCGGATAGATATTGGCTGTATTCGCTATGAGAATAAGAAAAATGAACGTTGCCGTCGATATTTCCTTAACTGTGTAAACATTGGCATGGTGGCCAATATTATGAGTCTTCGTCGTCGTATGCGCCACCTCTTCGTATCTCGTACAATCTCCTTTATCCTTTCTTGCTTCCTACTTCTGTTCCAGCGCATGGATTATTTGATGTCACTGAAAATCAATACAGATAGTATTAAAGAGCGTTTGATGACGGTTTGTATAGGTAATGCTCAGGGCTATGGGCAGACTCCAAACGCCGTTCCTTATAATGGTTTGTTAGATGTTTCAATTGTTTCTCAGCCAAAGATGTGGCAAGCAATGGAGGGAATGTATCTTTTGTTGCGGGATAAAATACTAAATCATCGTAATGTGATGCCTTATAGAACGCAGGAATTGAGTGGGCAGATAGCTGAGCACACACCAGTCAGTGTAGATGGTCGACTATTGAATGGTACGCCTGTTGGTACGTTCACAGTGAGTGTTGAGAAAGAAATTGTTAACTTCCTTATTCCAGATTAA
- a CDS encoding glycogen debranching enzyme N-terminal domain-containing protein → MSYLKFEKALMTNLQDSLPKELLRTNRSGAYSCSTVVDCNTRKYHGLLVVPVPELDDENHVLLSSLDPTVIQHGASFNLGLHKYQGNNFSPQGHKYIREFDCDTVPTTLYRVGGVLLKKEVVFQHYEDRILIRYTLLEAHSKTTLQFRPFLAFRSVRQFTHENGAADRSYEVVDNGISTCMYAGYPSLYMQFSKKNEFHFEPYWYRGLEYPKEQERGYASNEDLYVPGYFEMNISKGESVVFAASTTECHTSSLKKLFEKEVESRSPRDNFFHCLVNAAHQFHNRTKNDERYILAGYPWFKCRARDQFIALPGLTLSIEEQDYFELVMKTAEKGLREFMEGKPLTVKIYEMDKPDVPLWCIWAIQQYAKEAGKERCRELYMNLVRDIVDYLIASKHPNLTLDDNGLLYADAKGEAITWMNSTDNGQPVVPRSGYIVEFNALWYNTLRFTAAMEMECGNEERAKELEALAEKCKTSFVETFLNEYGYLYDYVDGKMIDWSVRPNMVFAVALDYSPLDQKQKRSVLDVCTRELLTPKGLRSLSPKSGGYNPMYTGPQHQRDLAYHQGTAWPWLGGFYLEACLKLYKQTRLSFVERQLVGYEDEMINHCLSTLPELFDGNPPFSGRGAISFAMNVAEVLRTLELLEKYKF, encoded by the coding sequence ATGAGCTACTTAAAATTTGAAAAAGCTCTGATGACCAATCTTCAAGATTCGCTTCCCAAAGAGTTGTTGAGAACCAATCGCTCTGGTGCCTATTCTTGTTCGACGGTTGTTGATTGCAACACACGTAAGTATCATGGATTACTTGTTGTGCCAGTTCCCGAACTGGACGATGAAAATCATGTTCTGCTGAGTTCGCTTGACCCTACCGTCATTCAGCATGGTGCATCATTCAATTTGGGTTTGCATAAGTATCAGGGCAACAACTTTAGTCCACAAGGACATAAGTATATTCGTGAGTTTGACTGTGATACAGTGCCTACAACGCTTTATCGAGTAGGTGGTGTCCTGTTAAAGAAAGAGGTTGTCTTCCAGCACTATGAGGACCGTATATTAATTCGCTATACCTTATTGGAGGCACATTCAAAGACAACTTTACAGTTCCGTCCGTTCTTGGCATTCCGTAGTGTTCGTCAATTCACACACGAGAATGGTGCTGCTGACCGCTCGTATGAGGTTGTAGACAATGGAATCAGTACTTGTATGTATGCAGGTTATCCATCGCTTTACATGCAGTTCTCAAAGAAAAACGAGTTCCACTTTGAACCTTATTGGTATCGTGGTTTGGAATATCCAAAGGAGCAAGAGCGTGGTTATGCTTCTAATGAAGACCTGTATGTTCCTGGTTATTTTGAGATGAACATCAGTAAAGGTGAAAGTGTGGTATTTGCTGCCTCAACAACAGAATGTCATACATCATCATTGAAGAAATTGTTTGAAAAGGAAGTAGAATCACGTAGTCCACGTGATAACTTCTTCCATTGTCTTGTCAATGCTGCTCATCAGTTCCATAATCGTACGAAGAACGATGAACGTTATATCCTTGCAGGCTATCCATGGTTTAAGTGTCGTGCTCGTGATCAGTTTATTGCTTTACCAGGACTGACTTTGAGCATCGAAGAACAAGACTACTTTGAACTTGTGATGAAGACTGCAGAGAAGGGTCTACGTGAGTTTATGGAAGGCAAACCGCTCACAGTGAAAATCTATGAGATGGATAAGCCTGATGTCCCACTCTGGTGTATATGGGCTATTCAGCAGTATGCAAAGGAAGCTGGTAAGGAGCGTTGTAGAGAACTCTACATGAACTTGGTACGTGACATTGTGGATTATCTCATAGCAAGCAAGCATCCAAACCTCACTTTGGATGATAATGGATTGCTCTATGCTGATGCGAAGGGAGAAGCAATTACATGGATGAACTCCACAGATAATGGTCAACCAGTTGTCCCACGCTCTGGATATATAGTAGAATTCAATGCCCTTTGGTATAATACGCTGCGCTTTACAGCAGCCATGGAAATGGAATGTGGCAACGAGGAGCGTGCAAAAGAACTTGAAGCACTTGCAGAGAAATGTAAGACTTCGTTTGTTGAAACATTCCTCAACGAGTATGGCTACCTTTATGATTATGTTGATGGGAAGATGATAGATTGGAGTGTACGCCCGAATATGGTGTTTGCGGTCGCACTTGATTATTCTCCACTTGACCAAAAGCAGAAAAGAAGTGTGTTGGATGTATGTACACGTGAGCTACTTACGCCAAAAGGACTACGTTCCCTCTCTCCAAAGAGTGGTGGATATAATCCGATGTACACGGGTCCACAGCATCAGCGTGACCTTGCTTACCATCAAGGAACAGCTTGGCCATGGTTGGGTGGCTTCTATCTTGAAGCCTGCTTGAAACTTTATAAGCAGACACGTCTTAGCTTCGTTGAGCGTCAGCTGGTAGGTTATGAAGACGAGATGATTAACCATTGTCTTAGTACACTACCTGAACTTTTCGATGGAAATCCACCATTCAGTGGTCGTGGAGCTATCTCTTTTGCCATGAACGTAGCTGAGGTACTCCGTACGTTAGAATTACTTGAGAAGTATAAATTTTAA
- a CDS encoding glycosyltransferase family 4 protein has product MKVLMFGWEYPPHVYGGLATANFGISEGLHAQGDIETILCLPHPFGDEDRTYAEIVAMNHVPIAYRELSYDYVKNRLGNIMSPELYFKLREHIYADFNYMHVNDLGAMDFAGGYPSNLHEEINNYSIIAGVVARTYDFDIIHAHDWLTYPAGIHAKRVSGKPLCIHVHATDFDRSRGKVNPTVYGIEKDGMDNADCIMCVSELTRQTVINQYHQDPRKVFTVHNAVYPLAKDIADMPRPDHKGREKVVTFLGRLTMQKGPEYFVEAANMVLHRTRNVRFCMAGSGDMMDQMIYLAAERGIADRFHFPGFMRGSQVYECLKASDVYVMPSVSEPFGISPLEAMQCGTPSIISKQSGCAEILNNCIKVDYWDIHALADAIYSICHNESFFDYLSVEGKREVDQITWEKVGAWIRELYLRTLGWQ; this is encoded by the coding sequence ATGAAAGTTTTAATGTTTGGATGGGAGTATCCTCCTCATGTATATGGTGGCTTAGCTACTGCTAACTTTGGTATTTCAGAAGGTCTTCATGCGCAGGGCGACATCGAGACAATACTCTGTTTGCCACACCCTTTTGGTGATGAAGACCGTACATACGCTGAGATTGTGGCAATGAATCACGTGCCAATCGCTTATCGTGAGCTTAGCTATGATTATGTAAAGAATCGTCTTGGCAACATTATGTCGCCAGAACTTTACTTTAAGTTGCGTGAGCACATCTATGCAGACTTCAATTATATGCACGTCAACGACCTTGGTGCAATGGATTTTGCTGGAGGTTATCCTTCTAATCTGCACGAGGAAATCAATAATTATTCGATTATTGCAGGTGTTGTTGCACGTACATACGATTTTGATATTATTCATGCACACGACTGGTTGACTTATCCTGCGGGTATTCACGCTAAGCGTGTGTCAGGCAAACCTTTGTGTATCCATGTGCATGCAACTGACTTTGACCGTTCGCGTGGTAAGGTTAATCCAACCGTATATGGGATAGAAAAAGATGGTATGGATAATGCTGATTGCATCATGTGTGTGTCAGAGCTTACTCGTCAGACGGTTATCAATCAGTATCATCAAGACCCACGCAAGGTGTTTACGGTACATAATGCCGTTTATCCATTAGCAAAGGATATTGCAGATATGCCACGACCCGACCATAAGGGTAGGGAGAAAGTCGTGACATTCCTTGGTCGACTGACAATGCAGAAAGGTCCAGAGTATTTTGTTGAGGCTGCCAATATGGTGCTTCATCGTACACGTAACGTACGTTTCTGTATGGCGGGTTCAGGCGATATGATGGATCAAATGATTTATCTTGCAGCTGAACGAGGTATTGCCGACCGTTTCCACTTCCCTGGTTTTATGCGTGGAAGTCAGGTTTATGAATGTCTAAAAGCCTCTGATGTTTATGTAATGCCATCTGTGAGCGAGCCTTTCGGAATCTCTCCTTTAGAAGCAATGCAGTGTGGTACACCAAGTATTATCTCAAAGCAAAGCGGTTGTGCGGAAATTCTCAACAACTGTATTAAGGTAGACTATTGGGATATCCATGCGCTTGCGGATGCAATCTACTCTATTTGTCATAATGAGAGCTTTTTCGATTACCTCTCTGTAGAGGGTAAACGAGAGGTCGACCAGATTACATGGGAGAAGGTAGGAGCATGGATTCGTGAACTTTATCTTCGCACCTTAGGCTGGCAATAA